The nucleotide sequence TCCACGCCGACCAGGTATCGACCTTGAGGACCAATCATAAGTGATTGATATTGTTATGTTATTTTAGAGGTAAGGCTGCCGCGCTGCTATATTGCGTAACCGTCACCGAGTCCAATCCATCACATCAGCGACCTCGTTCCGCGACAAGGTACACCCGGAGGCCTCGTGGCGTATGCAAACTGTCAGTTATAACTCGTCGTGGCTGGATCCCTCGCCCGGAATGAATAGCCGTTTGTAGATCTTCTCCGCGTAGCGATCCGTCATTCCCGCAATGTAGTCACATACACGTCTTTCAACAGGGTCGTCCTCATCAAGCGCTTCTCTGGCGTTCCTAGGTATCAGCCTATCGGGCGCCGCAACGAGTTCCTCGAAAAGCTTATTGACGACATGTTGACCGCGACGTTCAAGTTGTTGGACTTCCGCACGGTCAATGACGAGTCTATAGGTAAGGTCTTTTAGGGCTTTGAGCAATGCCCCCACCAGCGGCTCGAATCCGATATAGTATTTGAGCAATGGGTGCGAGACCACGCAACGTTCTTTGATCTCGGAAGTTGTCACAAACAAGTTTACCAGTTTTCCGATGAACTGTTTTCGCTCGAAACTGTCAGCGAAAAGGCACTTGTCGAATTCCCGCAGAGATACGGCTTTGTCGCCTGGCCCGATCGTCGTCGAGCAATCGCGAAATACAGGTCTCAAACCGTCGAGAACATCTCCCTTGTCTACCATATCCCTCGCCACGATATCCTCAAGATCGTGTACTCCGTACGCTATGTCGTCCGCTATTTCCATGAGGGAACTATCCAGAGTTCGGCGACTTGGTTTCTCATCGTCGACGTCCCGTGACGTAAAATGCGCTACTTCCCCACGAGTGAATGGTCGACCGAATGCCCAGTTGACAATTTTCTTCTCCGTGTCGAAGTAACATTTCGGCGGCTTGACACGAACTTGTTCTCCATCGAATGCTGAATAGGGGACCGGATACTTTAGAAGCGCTAGGACAAGCCGGCGCGTCGGGTTCATACCCATCCTTCGCTTGTATTTCTCCAACCGCATGACTATCCGTAGTGTTTGACCGTTCCCTTCGAAACCACCACAGTTGAGCATTTTTAATATGGAGTGCCCTTTCGCCTCCATGGCCAAAGGGGGGGTGTCCTAAATCGTGTGCTAGACATGCAGCGACTAGCAAATCGGCTGGTGGAAGCCATGCACGCACTTCGCGCGTAACTTCAGGCCGGTCCTTCAAGGAACGCAAGAGGCCTTGTCCAATCTCCGCTGCCTCGATAGAATGCGTAAGTCTAGTTCGATGGAAGTCGCCTTCACCGACACCCATGACTTGTGTTTTGGCTTGCAAGCGGCGAAACGCGGATGAATGAACTACGCGTGCCTTGTCGCGCGCGTATTCATCGCGCTCGTCATCGGGCCTGCGCTCTTCGGGCTCCCAGTACCGGCACCGGAAATCGTCGTCGATCATGTGACTCCGTCTACCCCAAAATCAGTGAAACATCAACGTCAGAACACGTCTATGAGAAACACCCTAGGGTCAAGGTCACTCTGACCAAGCCCACCGTTGACACTCCCGAGTCGACAAAACAAGGCTTTCGTTGGTTGCGACGACAAGTTCACGGGCTTCGGCGTGTGCGTCCATCCCGCGGGCGCCAAAGGCGTTGGCTATTATTCATTCAGACGGCTTGTCCGCCGCTGTTGGTGCAACAACTCGCGCCGTGGTCCAGATATCTTGCGGCACCACTGGACCGTCCCTGGAGAGCGTATCCATCCGTTCACGAATGCTATCGACGGTCTGTTGCCACACTTCGCCTCCCATTCCTAACTTTGCGATTTCCTGATCAAGTTGGCGCTTTACT is from Deltaproteobacteria bacterium and encodes:
- the dgt gene encoding dNTP triphosphohydrolase; amino-acid sequence: MLNCGGFEGNGQTLRIVMRLEKYKRRMGMNPTRRLVLALLKYPVPYSAFDGEQVRVKPPKCYFDTEKKIVNWAFGRPFTRGEVAHFTSRDVDDEKPSRRTLDSSLMEIADDIAYGVHDLEDIVARDMVDKGDVLDGLRPVFRDCSTTIGPGDKAVSLREFDKCLFADSFERKQFIGKLVNLFVTTSEIKERCVVSHPLLKYYIGFEPLVGALLKALKDLTYRLVIDRAEVQQLERRGQHVVNKLFEELVAAPDRLIPRNAREALDEDDPVERRVCDYIAGMTDRYAEKIYKRLFIPGEGSSHDEL